One window from the genome of Rufibacter tibetensis encodes:
- a CDS encoding Crp/Fnr family transcriptional regulator, producing MDTLEQTLQKYFSGLEPSLRQELLQEGTVKRLPEGETIIRTDQYLKSSILLLNGLLKVYREDEEGNEFLMYFLEPGHACALSMLCAARDEQSKISAQAVTDADVLLVPMHVAERWLGKYPSWHNFVIGTYRERFEELLQTLDAVAFKSLDERLLFYLKKNQEVKGNQLKLSHQQIAEELNSSREVISRLLKKLEQRGLLTLHRNYIELHQLDK from the coding sequence ATGGATACGCTAGAACAAACCCTTCAGAAGTACTTTTCAGGCTTAGAACCCTCCCTCCGCCAAGAACTCCTGCAAGAAGGAACCGTGAAAAGACTACCCGAAGGAGAAACCATTATCCGGACCGACCAATACCTGAAATCTTCCATTCTGCTACTCAATGGACTGCTGAAGGTGTACCGGGAAGACGAGGAAGGCAACGAGTTCCTGATGTACTTTCTGGAGCCTGGTCACGCCTGTGCACTGTCTATGTTATGCGCTGCCCGCGACGAGCAGAGCAAGATTTCAGCGCAGGCAGTTACGGACGCTGATGTGTTGTTAGTGCCCATGCACGTAGCCGAGCGCTGGCTAGGCAAATACCCCAGTTGGCACAACTTTGTAATTGGCACCTACCGGGAACGTTTTGAGGAGCTGCTGCAGACCTTGGATGCTGTTGCCTTTAAAAGCCTGGATGAGCGCCTTCTATTCTACCTAAAGAAGAACCAAGAGGTAAAAGGAAACCAACTCAAACTTTCCCACCAGCAGATTGCCGAGGAACTGAACAGCTCCCGCGAAGTGATTTCGCGCCTCTTGAAGAAATTAGAACAGCGGGGCCTTCTCACCTTGCACCGCAATTACATTGAGTTGCACCAGTTAGATAAATAA
- a CDS encoding DUF1801 domain-containing protein, with protein MATSKLTPEQNEQKIESYFANAPEFAQAICEKIRSAIAAADPELKATWKWSVPMYEKTGPGLVCGLGIFKQHVSVSFFQGALLEDPHGVFNSSQDAKAMRSIKYSDATQVNEEILVEYLRAATQLKSGAAAKSTERSVIEIPEDLKQALAEAQQLEKFEKLAYTHRKEYVRWVLEAKRTETRGNRILKTVERITEGKKFS; from the coding sequence ATGGCCACTTCTAAATTGACCCCAGAACAGAACGAGCAGAAGATCGAAAGTTATTTCGCAAACGCCCCTGAGTTTGCCCAAGCCATCTGTGAGAAAATAAGAAGTGCCATTGCCGCCGCTGATCCAGAACTGAAAGCCACCTGGAAATGGAGTGTGCCCATGTACGAGAAAACGGGTCCGGGATTGGTGTGCGGCCTGGGTATATTCAAGCAGCATGTGAGCGTGTCTTTCTTCCAGGGAGCCTTGTTGGAAGATCCGCATGGGGTGTTTAACAGCAGCCAGGATGCCAAAGCAATGCGCAGTATCAAGTACTCCGATGCAACTCAGGTAAACGAGGAAATTTTAGTGGAGTACCTTCGCGCAGCCACGCAATTAAAATCAGGTGCCGCCGCCAAGTCAACGGAGCGCAGTGTCATTGAAATTCCCGAGGACCTGAAACAAGCCTTAGCCGAGGCTCAGCAACTGGAGAAATTTGAAAAGCTGGCCTACACGCACCGCAAAGAGTACGTGCGCTGGGTCTTGGAGGCCAAACGCACCGAAACCAGGGGCAATCGCATTTTGAAAACCGTAGAGCGCATCACCGAAGGCAAGAAGTTCAGCTGA
- a CDS encoding flavodoxin family protein: protein MHKATLIILASARKDSDTKLFVQKFFRNTPHQLLDLLDHAIYPYRYENDYPAEDEFGSVISQVLQHQIIVFATPVYWYAMSGVLKTFFDRLTDLVTVQKPAGRKLKDKIVFVVAVGADSELPTGFEVPFKLTAKYLNMKFGRTLYASTEEVETDIQHLGDHREFLREIEDAARGIS from the coding sequence ATGCACAAAGCTACGCTTATCATCCTGGCCAGTGCCCGCAAAGACAGTGACACCAAACTGTTCGTCCAGAAATTCTTTCGGAATACGCCCCACCAACTGTTGGACTTGCTGGACCATGCTATTTACCCGTACCGGTACGAGAATGACTACCCAGCGGAAGATGAGTTTGGGAGTGTCATCTCGCAAGTGTTACAGCACCAGATCATCGTGTTCGCCACGCCGGTGTACTGGTATGCCATGAGCGGGGTATTGAAAACCTTCTTTGACCGCCTCACTGATCTGGTCACCGTGCAGAAACCGGCAGGCCGCAAACTAAAAGATAAAATAGTCTTTGTGGTAGCCGTTGGGGCAGATTCTGAACTCCCCACTGGCTTTGAGGTCCCCTTCAAACTGACGGCCAAGTACCTGAACATGAAGTTTGGGAGAACCTTGTACGCCTCTACTGAAGAAGTGGAAACAGACATTCAACACCTAGGTGACCATCGGGAATTTCTGCGCGAAATAGAGGATGCGGCAAGGGGAATCAGCTGA
- a CDS encoding glutathionylspermidine synthase family protein, translated as MPDTSLPVKLMPHHGDVTTMVRQMGWEWVVEEECQTYLSGEAVVVTQSAADDLLEAATTLYQMMVEAVPEGVPDDFLRKIGIPERLWKALRHSWEDDRHWHIYGRFDFAQTPEGVKLLEFNSDTATSIPETAVVQWASLAAAGKNESHQANGLYEALVEQFRTWQGLNPELEPAMLLVYLGGNKEDYTNCEVLAQAATEAGFDTHICPVDEMQVSTLGAERGIWAQIGAEQWRRFPFLFKLVPWELFVQLEPELCADVVDLQFSRSVIIANPVYSLIFQSKAFLAWLWQQFPYHPLLLRTEFTSFSGKAVEKPYFGREGQNIQVRENTDVSSTSGEYSNQPHIYQAWAELPQDDKGYRYQAGVFWAGEGSAIGFRRERGIITNLSQFVAHVVE; from the coding sequence ATGCCAGATACGTCACTTCCGGTTAAGTTAATGCCGCACCACGGCGATGTTACTACTATGGTCCGCCAGATGGGATGGGAGTGGGTGGTAGAGGAGGAGTGCCAGACGTATTTGTCAGGTGAGGCAGTAGTTGTCACGCAGTCCGCCGCAGATGATCTGCTGGAAGCTGCCACTACGCTTTACCAGATGATGGTGGAAGCGGTGCCCGAAGGAGTACCTGATGATTTCCTCCGCAAAATCGGGATTCCGGAGCGTCTCTGGAAAGCCCTGCGCCATTCTTGGGAAGATGACCGACATTGGCACATCTACGGGCGCTTTGACTTCGCGCAAACCCCTGAAGGGGTGAAGCTATTAGAATTTAATTCAGACACAGCGACCTCTATTCCTGAAACAGCTGTGGTGCAGTGGGCCAGTTTGGCCGCCGCCGGTAAAAATGAGAGCCACCAGGCCAACGGCTTGTATGAGGCGCTGGTAGAGCAGTTCAGGACTTGGCAAGGGTTGAACCCAGAGTTGGAGCCGGCCATGTTACTGGTGTACCTGGGGGGCAACAAAGAAGATTATACGAACTGTGAAGTTTTAGCCCAGGCGGCTACCGAAGCTGGGTTTGATACCCACATCTGCCCGGTAGATGAAATGCAAGTTTCTACATTGGGAGCTGAGCGAGGTATTTGGGCCCAGATTGGGGCTGAGCAGTGGCGCCGGTTTCCTTTCCTGTTCAAGCTAGTTCCCTGGGAGCTGTTTGTGCAACTGGAGCCTGAACTTTGTGCCGATGTAGTAGACCTGCAGTTCAGCCGAAGCGTGATTATCGCCAATCCCGTTTATTCCCTGATATTCCAAAGCAAAGCCTTTTTGGCTTGGCTGTGGCAACAGTTCCCGTACCACCCGCTTTTGCTCCGTACAGAGTTTACCTCTTTTTCAGGAAAAGCGGTGGAGAAACCCTACTTCGGGCGGGAAGGCCAGAACATTCAGGTGCGGGAGAATACCGATGTTTCCTCTACTTCCGGCGAGTACAGCAACCAACCCCACATCTACCAGGCGTGGGCTGAGCTTCCCCAGGATGACAAAGGCTACCGGTACCAGGCTGGTGTTTTCTGGGCAGGGGAAGGCAGTGCCATTGGGTTCCGGCGGGAGCGGGGTATTATCACCAACCTGTCTCAGTTTGTAGCGCACGTGGTGGAGTAG
- the murI gene encoding glutamate racemase, with translation MKKAENRDRPIGVFDSGIGGLTVAKAIKAHLPEEQLVYFGDTAHLPYGDKSTAAIQAYAVKICDLLIRQNCKIILIACNSASAAAYELVREYVGSKAQVLNVIDPVVEYVGQKFSDKTVGLIGTKQTVLSNVYKKKIDDLDQGVNLKSLATPLLAPMIEEGFFNNNISESVIQTYLSDPMLNGIEGLILGCTHYPLIKEQITNFYNGQVEVLDASELVAQHVGKVLAQSDIASVRLPGEPHFYVSDYTASFEASTQLFFQQKVNLEHYPLWE, from the coding sequence ATGAAGAAAGCTGAAAACAGGGACCGGCCCATTGGAGTGTTTGATAGTGGAATAGGCGGTTTAACCGTTGCTAAAGCCATTAAGGCACATCTTCCGGAAGAGCAGTTGGTCTATTTTGGAGATACCGCGCACCTGCCCTATGGCGATAAATCTACGGCGGCCATCCAGGCCTATGCCGTGAAAATATGCGATCTGTTGATTAGGCAGAATTGTAAAATAATTTTGATTGCGTGCAATTCTGCTTCTGCTGCTGCCTATGAGTTGGTGCGGGAATATGTGGGCAGCAAGGCACAGGTATTGAATGTGATTGACCCCGTGGTGGAGTATGTGGGCCAAAAGTTTTCAGATAAAACCGTGGGGTTGATAGGCACAAAGCAAACGGTGCTTTCCAATGTATACAAGAAGAAGATTGATGACTTGGATCAGGGAGTGAACCTGAAGTCACTGGCGACTCCCTTGCTCGCGCCCATGATAGAAGAAGGGTTCTTTAACAACAACATTTCAGAAAGTGTCATCCAAACGTACTTGTCAGATCCCATGCTCAATGGCATAGAGGGGCTTATATTGGGTTGTACCCATTATCCTTTGATAAAAGAGCAAATCACCAACTTCTATAACGGGCAGGTAGAAGTGCTGGATGCCTCAGAGTTGGTGGCCCAGCATGTGGGCAAGGTGCTGGCACAATCAGATATTGCTTCTGTTCGTTTACCTGGTGAACCCCACTTTTACGTATCTGATTATACGGCTTCTTTTGAGGCCTCTACCCAGCTGTTTTTCCAGCAGAAGGTAAACCTGGAGCATTATCCGCTTTGGGAATAA
- a CDS encoding SPW repeat domain-containing protein, whose translation MKVLSTRAHGIMDYLVGLLLIAAPFILDFDRGGAETWVPIIVGAMIILQNLMTNWEVGVFRAMSPNMHLTMDYLIGIFLAASPWIFNFDEYVYLPHLIVGIMILLQAMMTRVAPAHGAVTNRSMGHGHSH comes from the coding sequence ATGAAAGTATTATCAACCCGCGCCCACGGGATTATGGATTACCTGGTGGGTCTACTATTGATTGCTGCTCCGTTCATCCTTGATTTCGACAGAGGCGGTGCAGAAACATGGGTTCCAATTATAGTTGGTGCCATGATTATATTACAGAACCTGATGACCAACTGGGAAGTTGGAGTGTTTAGGGCTATGTCTCCTAACATGCACTTGACCATGGATTACCTGATTGGTATCTTCTTGGCAGCTTCGCCCTGGATCTTCAATTTTGATGAATATGTATACCTACCCCATTTGATTGTAGGTATTATGATTTTGTTGCAAGCTATGATGACTCGTGTAGCACCTGCTCATGGTGCTGTTACTAACCGTAGCATGGGTCACGGACACTCCCACTAA
- a CDS encoding ABC-F family ATP-binding cassette domain-containing protein gives MNYLSADSISKSFGDRWLFQNLTFGINRGQRVALIGANGAGKTTLLQILSGSLPTDNGTVSVRRGIRVGYLWQQPEFPTGATVQEAIFSGQTEVLDAIRDYEACLEDPNTSDKRMQQVMERMETLHAWEYEVRTKQILGKLGIQNLDVQVEHLSGGQKKRVAMARVLIEEPDLLILDEPTNHLDLETIEWFENMLTTEQTTLLMVTHDRYFLDQVANEIAELDRGQLYTYKGNYSYYVEKKAEQEEANAAEIGKARQLMKKELEWMRRQPKARGTKSKSRVDAFYDIKEKATQKDTRTQLELSVKSTRQGNQILEIDHLSKRFGEKVVLDDFSYIFKKKDRVGIVGPNGAGKTTFLNMLTGRMTPDSGEIIAGQTTVFGYYTQTELTFNENQRVIDVVKEVAEVVETGNGEVITASQFLQHFQFPPAQQYTFVSKLSGGEKRRLQLLRVLIKNPNFLILDEPTNDLDIPTLNILEDFLLNFGGSLLIVSHDRYFMDRLVDHLFVFEENGHLRDFPGNYTDYREWAKERENMKLDEVKPIAKPAVEAAPVPTPVAPVADAALKRKASFKEKQEYEQLEKEIEKLEAEKDALADEMNAGTADHVRLAEMAQRIKDINTAVETKTERWLELAEIV, from the coding sequence ATGAATTACCTTTCAGCAGACTCTATCTCAAAAAGCTTCGGTGACCGCTGGCTTTTCCAGAACCTCACCTTTGGTATAAACCGTGGGCAACGGGTGGCGCTTATAGGCGCCAACGGAGCCGGCAAAACTACTTTACTGCAGATTTTATCGGGCTCGCTTCCTACAGACAATGGCACTGTGAGCGTACGCCGCGGCATACGGGTAGGCTACTTATGGCAGCAACCTGAGTTCCCGACGGGAGCAACGGTACAGGAAGCCATTTTTTCAGGCCAGACCGAAGTTTTGGATGCTATCAGAGACTACGAAGCCTGCCTGGAAGACCCTAACACGTCTGACAAACGCATGCAACAGGTCATGGAGCGCATGGAAACGCTGCACGCCTGGGAATACGAAGTACGTACCAAACAAATTTTAGGCAAACTGGGCATCCAGAACCTCGATGTGCAAGTAGAGCACCTTTCCGGGGGACAGAAGAAACGGGTAGCCATGGCCCGCGTGCTCATTGAAGAACCAGACTTGCTTATCTTGGATGAGCCTACCAACCACCTGGACTTGGAAACCATTGAGTGGTTTGAGAACATGCTCACCACCGAGCAAACCACCCTGCTCATGGTAACCCACGACCGTTACTTCCTGGACCAGGTAGCTAATGAAATAGCGGAACTGGACCGCGGCCAACTGTATACCTACAAGGGCAACTACAGCTACTACGTAGAGAAGAAAGCCGAGCAGGAAGAAGCTAATGCCGCTGAGATTGGCAAAGCCCGCCAGCTCATGAAGAAAGAACTGGAGTGGATGCGCCGTCAGCCTAAGGCTCGGGGTACCAAATCCAAATCTAGGGTAGATGCTTTTTACGACATCAAGGAAAAAGCCACCCAAAAAGACACCCGCACCCAACTGGAGTTATCAGTAAAAAGTACCCGTCAGGGAAACCAGATCCTGGAGATTGACCACTTGAGCAAACGCTTTGGCGAGAAAGTGGTACTGGATGATTTCAGCTATATTTTTAAGAAAAAAGACCGCGTAGGCATTGTGGGACCAAACGGTGCCGGAAAGACTACCTTCCTGAACATGCTCACCGGAAGAATGACCCCAGACAGCGGTGAGATCATTGCTGGCCAGACCACTGTTTTCGGGTATTACACCCAAACAGAGCTTACCTTTAATGAAAACCAACGCGTAATTGACGTGGTGAAGGAAGTAGCCGAGGTGGTAGAAACCGGCAACGGGGAAGTGATTACCGCCAGCCAGTTTCTGCAGCATTTCCAGTTCCCGCCCGCCCAGCAGTACACGTTTGTCAGTAAATTGAGCGGTGGCGAAAAACGCCGTCTGCAGTTGCTGCGCGTTCTCATCAAGAATCCCAACTTCCTGATCCTGGATGAGCCTACCAATGACTTGGACATTCCAACACTTAACATTCTGGAAGATTTCCTCCTGAACTTTGGTGGCTCATTATTGATTGTCTCCCACGACCGGTACTTCATGGACCGACTGGTAGACCACCTCTTCGTGTTTGAGGAAAACGGCCACCTACGTGACTTCCCGGGCAACTACACCGATTACCGTGAGTGGGCCAAGGAGCGCGAGAACATGAAATTGGACGAGGTAAAACCAATTGCCAAACCAGCTGTTGAAGCCGCTCCTGTCCCAACCCCGGTTGCCCCAGTAGCTGACGCTGCTCTTAAAAGAAAAGCCTCTTTCAAAGAGAAACAAGAATACGAGCAACTGGAGAAAGAAATAGAAAAACTGGAAGCAGAGAAAGACGCCCTAGCCGATGAGATGAACGCTGGAACTGCAGACCACGTGCGCCTGGCAGAAATGGCACAGCGCATCAAAGACATCAACACAGCGGTTGAAACCAAAACTGAGCGCTGGCTGGAACTAGCTGAGATTGTGTAG
- a CDS encoding CaiB/BaiF CoA transferase family protein, translated as MEENKGLFHNLLVVEFASVLAGPSVGQFFSEMGAEVLKIESLKTQGDVTRRWKLPSEANETTVSAYFASANWGKKSVCLDLASESVKEVVYALVKKADIVLSSFKPGDAEKLRMDYATLSALNPRLLYGQITGYGSQVPRAGYDAVLQAEAGFMFLNGEKGGVPVKMPVALIDLMAAHQLKEGLLASLYRREKTGRGQYVEVSLLNAAISSLANQATNYLVAGVAPERMGSEHPNIVPYGTIFRTLDEKDIVLAVGDDRQFQSLCQALGDEALGVEPIYKTNNQRVLHRETLLPKLRELVARHEQENLLQALIQNYVPAGAVHSVPEALAQPLVQPQLIFDESLTPKGVRQIAFSSHEARLMPSSPPQLGQHTWQVLRDTGKVSEQKLKELAKKGLIFPAESEYP; from the coding sequence ATGGAAGAAAACAAAGGGCTTTTCCATAATTTGCTAGTAGTGGAGTTTGCCAGCGTGCTGGCCGGGCCAAGTGTTGGCCAATTCTTCTCTGAAATGGGTGCCGAAGTGCTGAAAATAGAAAGCCTGAAAACCCAGGGAGATGTGACCCGCCGGTGGAAGCTGCCTTCAGAAGCAAATGAAACAACGGTGTCTGCGTACTTTGCCTCTGCCAACTGGGGTAAAAAATCGGTCTGCCTTGATTTAGCTTCTGAAAGCGTCAAAGAAGTAGTGTATGCATTGGTTAAAAAGGCAGACATTGTTTTATCTAGCTTCAAACCCGGTGATGCTGAAAAACTCCGGATGGACTATGCCACTCTCTCTGCGCTAAACCCAAGGTTATTATATGGGCAAATTACCGGCTATGGAAGCCAGGTACCGCGGGCAGGGTATGACGCTGTGTTGCAGGCCGAGGCAGGGTTCATGTTCCTGAATGGAGAGAAAGGGGGAGTTCCGGTTAAAATGCCGGTTGCGTTGATTGATCTGATGGCCGCGCACCAGTTGAAGGAGGGACTGCTGGCAAGTCTTTACCGCCGGGAGAAAACAGGCCGAGGCCAATATGTAGAAGTCTCTTTATTAAATGCAGCTATTTCCTCATTGGCCAATCAGGCTACCAACTATTTGGTGGCTGGGGTGGCTCCGGAACGCATGGGGTCTGAACATCCTAACATCGTGCCATATGGCACTATCTTCCGCACGTTAGATGAGAAAGACATTGTGCTGGCCGTGGGAGATGACCGGCAATTCCAGTCGCTTTGCCAGGCATTAGGGGATGAAGCCTTGGGAGTAGAGCCCATTTATAAGACAAACAACCAACGCGTTCTGCACCGGGAGACCCTTCTGCCAAAACTTAGAGAATTAGTGGCAAGGCATGAGCAGGAAAATCTGCTACAGGCATTAATCCAAAATTATGTACCTGCCGGGGCAGTGCATTCGGTGCCTGAAGCTTTGGCGCAACCCTTGGTTCAGCCGCAATTGATTTTTGATGAAAGTCTTACCCCCAAAGGGGTGCGACAAATTGCTTTTTCTAGTCATGAAGCAAGATTAATGCCTTCATCACCCCCTCAATTGGGGCAACATACCTGGCAGGTATTGCGGGATACTGGCAAAGTATCTGAGCAAAAATTAAAGGAACTCGCCAAAAAAGGCCTTATCTTCCCGGCCGAATCAGAATACCCATAA
- a CDS encoding T9SS type A sorting domain-containing protein codes for MKRTILSWVGTLVLLLFGLTYQAQAQCSGSNDCFDFKLLSATAVNSTTTRLTFSIKTNCDQDLSNVAFELPADYDAFNPSAQKFNYTIENPTNNPFYSIKFEGKGINGYKKGVEDIFTYEVSTFAYNNMSRLRIQAKAGREIGMVTFNPKICAPSKGGNTGGGTGNNGGGNGGGNNGGGNNGGGNNGNCSTSQPRPIMGDQSPCAGSEIEYSVENVYTSYVWDVPRAQAGNPSTGWVIISGQGTNKVKVRVGEKSGTMKVKVNDKVCGTKVATLPVKPGKDFSVDISGPESICLKGLPAPLVYTASVMKGTGKAQAKGQFTYNWSVPEGWVIRNGLGTDKISVTPGSEDGEVSVIVTDNQTSNGNGNGNGNNGNGNGNNGNGNGNNGNGNNGNANNYCGSASAVLVVETNENCGGGGGDGVCQEPKINFVVPPTVCNISNYVFRINGGKDGEIYEYIFPEGFFIVDQGEDFVSVNVIFEEDAINTTQTLRVLAINECGSEEFTASVVIGDCVGGNPLPVTLSKFEGVSRSGAVELNWSTASEINNDRFEIERSANGKDFQKVGQVKGNGNSSVAIDYTFTDRSATSGTVYYRLKQVDFDNAFEYSKVIAVTHRATANSSAMSVYPNPVTDGNLSVRFQNSVKGNATVRLLDMSGRVLHTQQVGNVESELGMNLRSLNLRPGVYMISVTANGQSTTQRVMVR; via the coding sequence ATGAAAAGAACTATACTTTCATGGGTGGGCACACTTGTGCTTTTACTTTTCGGGCTTACATATCAGGCGCAAGCCCAATGTTCCGGCTCTAATGACTGCTTTGACTTTAAATTGTTAAGCGCTACCGCAGTAAATTCCACTACTACACGCTTAACTTTCTCCATCAAAACCAATTGCGACCAAGATTTAAGTAATGTGGCTTTTGAGTTGCCAGCAGATTATGATGCTTTCAACCCTTCCGCTCAGAAGTTCAACTATACTATAGAAAACCCAACCAATAACCCTTTCTACTCCATTAAATTTGAGGGAAAAGGGATTAACGGGTACAAGAAAGGCGTTGAAGATATATTTACTTATGAGGTAAGTACTTTTGCTTACAACAACATGTCTCGTTTGCGCATTCAGGCAAAGGCCGGTCGTGAAATAGGCATGGTCACATTTAACCCAAAAATCTGTGCTCCATCTAAAGGTGGTAATACAGGCGGCGGAACTGGCAACAATGGCGGTGGAAATGGCGGCGGCAATAATGGTGGAGGTAACAACGGAGGCGGTAATAATGGAAACTGTAGCACCTCTCAGCCAAGACCAATCATGGGAGACCAAAGCCCATGTGCCGGTTCTGAAATTGAGTATTCCGTTGAAAATGTGTATACCTCTTATGTCTGGGATGTACCAAGAGCACAGGCTGGAAACCCATCAACTGGCTGGGTGATCATCAGTGGCCAAGGCACGAACAAAGTAAAAGTTCGGGTAGGCGAGAAGAGCGGTACTATGAAAGTCAAAGTGAATGATAAGGTATGCGGCACCAAAGTAGCGACCCTGCCTGTTAAACCAGGTAAAGATTTTTCAGTGGACATCAGTGGCCCAGAGTCAATTTGCTTGAAAGGTCTTCCAGCCCCACTAGTCTATACTGCCTCTGTTATGAAAGGAACTGGCAAGGCACAGGCGAAAGGACAATTCACTTACAACTGGTCAGTGCCTGAAGGCTGGGTTATTAGAAACGGTTTGGGAACTGACAAAATATCTGTTACTCCTGGTTCTGAAGATGGCGAAGTTAGTGTGATTGTCACTGATAACCAAACCAGTAATGGTAACGGAAATGGCAACGGGAACAATGGCAATGGTAACGGAAACAACGGTAACGGAAACGGGAATAATGGAAATGGAAACAATGGCAACGCTAACAACTACTGTGGTTCTGCTTCAGCAGTCCTGGTGGTAGAGACAAATGAGAACTGCGGCGGTGGCGGCGGAGACGGTGTTTGCCAGGAGCCTAAAATCAATTTCGTGGTGCCACCTACGGTGTGTAACATCTCTAATTACGTTTTCCGAATCAACGGAGGCAAAGACGGTGAGATCTATGAGTACATTTTCCCTGAAGGCTTCTTTATAGTAGACCAGGGTGAAGACTTCGTGTCAGTAAATGTTATCTTCGAAGAAGATGCCATCAATACAACCCAAACCTTGCGGGTGCTGGCCATCAATGAATGCGGAAGTGAAGAGTTTACAGCATCTGTAGTGATAGGAGATTGCGTTGGTGGTAATCCACTACCGGTAACCTTGTCAAAGTTTGAAGGAGTTTCCCGCAGCGGAGCTGTAGAATTGAACTGGAGTACTGCTTCAGAAATCAACAACGACCGCTTTGAAATAGAGCGCAGCGCCAACGGGAAAGACTTCCAGAAAGTAGGACAGGTGAAAGGAAATGGAAACTCTTCAGTAGCTATTGACTACACCTTTACAGATCGTTCCGCAACTTCAGGAACCGTTTACTACCGCTTGAAACAAGTTGACTTTGACAATGCCTTTGAGTATTCTAAGGTAATTGCGGTAACGCACAGGGCAACTGCAAATTCTTCAGCCATGAGCGTGTATCCTAACCCGGTTACTGATGGAAACTTAAGTGTTCGCTTCCAGAACTCTGTAAAAGGTAACGCTACGGTTCGTCTCCTTGATATGAGTGGAAGAGTGTTGCATACCCAACAAGTAGGTAACGTTGAATCTGAACTTGGAATGAACTTAAGAAGCTTGAACCTGAGACCAGGAGTTTATATGATCTCTGTAACAGCAAATGGGCAAAGCACCACCCAACGTGTAATGGTGCGATAG